A window of Formosa sp. Hel1_31_208 contains these coding sequences:
- a CDS encoding nucleotide exchange factor GrpE, with translation MSKKDKGQTIEEPQQQEETIDTAEANHTETLTVEEQLQEELKKEKDKFMRLFAEFENYKKRTTKERIDLFKTANEEVMVAMLPVLDDFERALAHIEEDKEAEELRKGVLLIYQKLINTLEQKGLKKIEVSQGDIFNPDDHEAITQIPAPSDDMKGKIIDVIEKGYKLGDKVIRFPKVVIGQ, from the coding sequence ATGAGCAAGAAAGATAAAGGACAAACCATAGAAGAGCCTCAACAACAAGAGGAAACTATCGATACAGCTGAAGCTAATCACACCGAAACATTAACGGTTGAAGAGCAGCTACAAGAGGAATTAAAGAAAGAGAAAGACAAGTTCATGCGTTTATTTGCAGAATTTGAAAACTATAAAAAGAGAACTACAAAAGAACGTATTGATCTTTTTAAAACTGCAAATGAAGAGGTGATGGTAGCCATGCTACCAGTTCTCGATGATTTTGAGCGTGCGCTTGCACATATTGAAGAGGATAAAGAGGCTGAAGAATTGCGTAAAGGCGTCTTATTAATCTATCAAAAACTGATTAATACCTTGGAGCAAAAAGGGTTGAAAAAAATTGAAGTCTCTCAAGGAGATATTTTTAATCCAGATGATCACGAAGCTATTACACAAATACCAGCACCAAGTGATGATATGAAGGGTAAGATTATTGATGTGATTGAAAAGGGCTATAAATTAGGCGATAAGGTGATTCGATTTCCTAAAGTTGTAATTGGACAATAA
- a CDS encoding YceI family protein has translation MKTKFLKLSLLLTIILTFSNCKDKADAATISEAEEAAKSENTSEKYTVNVVESSIHWKGFKPTGTHMGTIKLQNGFMNAIDGTLESGSFEIDMTSINVTDLESGDGKESLEAHLMGTVEGKEGDFFNVNEFPTAAFEITGITPMDNGITKLSGNLTIKGKKQNISFPVNIYPEGDSMIIKSEPFLIDRTLWGINYGSKSIFDNLGDKFINDDMELQIVVIAKKA, from the coding sequence ATGAAAACAAAATTTTTAAAGCTTTCTTTATTATTAACGATTATACTGACCTTCTCAAACTGTAAGGACAAGGCAGATGCAGCAACCATTTCTGAAGCTGAAGAAGCAGCCAAAAGCGAAAACACTTCTGAAAAATATACTGTTAATGTGGTGGAATCCTCTATTCATTGGAAAGGATTTAAACCTACAGGTACACATATGGGAACTATTAAGCTACAAAATGGCTTTATGAATGCCATTGATGGCACATTAGAAAGTGGTTCTTTCGAAATAGATATGACATCTATTAATGTTACCGATTTAGAATCAGGTGACGGCAAAGAAAGTTTAGAAGCGCATTTAATGGGCACTGTTGAAGGTAAAGAAGGTGATTTTTTTAATGTCAATGAATTTCCTACAGCTGCTTTTGAAATTACTGGAATAACACCTATGGATAATGGTATTACTAAACTTTCTGGAAACTTAACAATAAAAGGAAAAAAGCAAAATATCTCTTTTCCTGTAAATATATATCCTGAAGGTGACAGTATGATTATAAAAAGCGAGCCGTTTTTGATTGATAGAACACTTTGGGGAATTAATTACGGTTCTAAATCAATCTTTGATAATCTTGGAGATAAATTTATCAATGATGATATGGAATTACAAATTGTAGTCATTGCTAAAAAAGCATAA